The nucleotide window GATTGTGCACATTCGGGGGAGCTGCGTGGCAGCTTTGCCAGAATAGCGGCCAGATCTCTGCATTCCCATGGACAATGATCGTCGCGTACCTATAAGTTTTTGCCCATGTCGACCAGCGGAGATGCGCACCCCACCGTTGATGCTTCACCCCCGGGCGAACCGGGCCAGATGGTGGCCGGGTACTTTAACCTTGGCGTGTGCTTCGATACTTGGCGGGGCGCGGGCACCCGAGATTGGTTCCTCACCTTCACCCTCAGCGGCCAGGGAAGAATTGGGCATGTAGACGGTGACCTGCTTGTTTCTACCGGCGATATCGTCATCCTACGCCCGGGCGTCAGACATGATTACGGCAGCGAAAAGCTGAACAAACGGTGGGAATTCTTTTGGGTGCATTTCATTCCCCCGCCTGATTGGATGCCTTGGTTGAATTGGCCTCAGGCCCACCCGGGTGTGTTGCGCATCCGCATCAAGAGTGAGGCTGCGAGGACAGAGCTCCGTCGCGTGTGTGAGACGATGGTCCAGCGGGGCCACGTTCAAACCCCGCACGGCGAGGCACTGGCGATGAATGCCTTGGCGGAACTCGTGATACGTTGCGACGAGGAGCGTGCTGCCGCACACGAGAACCAGGTGGACCCGAGGGTGGAAAAAGTGGTGAACTACTGCTCCCAGCGCCTTGACCAGGTGCTGATGCTCGACGATCTGGCGCGGGTGGGGGGCCTTTCCCCCGCGAGGTTTTCAAGGCTGTTCGCGCACGAGATGGGGTTGCCGCCGATGCGATACCTCGAGCAACTCCGCATCAACCGTGCGTGCCGTTTGCTTGAGCTGACCCAAGCGAAGGTAAGCAGCGTGGCCACCCAGGTCGGCTTCGAGAACCCATTTTATTTTACGCTCCGCTTCAAAAAGCTCATGGGGACGAGTCCCGCGGAGCACCGCCGTCGTTTCCTGGAGCGAGTTAAGCCGAAGGAGGCCGGCAAAAAGTTATAGCAAGTATGAATGGAATGTGAATGGGCACGGGGTAGGAATCGTGCCAGACTGGGGCGATGGACGTTTCCACGCTGACTTGGCCTGCCGAAACTCGTTTCCCCACCCGGCAGGTGCACCTCGACTTTCACACCTCTCCGTTCATTCCCGGAGTGGCCTCGGAGTTCGATCCCGAGGATTTCGCCCGCACCATGGAGGACGCTCGCGTCGACAGCGTGACTGTCTTTGCGCGGTGTCACCACGGCATGTGCTACTACCCGTCAAAGGTTGCGACAGTTCATCCTCATTTAGGTGGACGGGACCTCCTGGGCGAAATGATCGAGGCACTTCACAGGCGTGGCATCCGCTGCCCCGTCTACACGACCGTAGCGTGGGATGAGGATGTGGCGCGACGGCACCCGGAATGGCGGATGATGCATCAGGACGGCACATTCGCGCGGTCGAGCAATGCAGACCCCACCCGCAAAGCCCATCCAGGCGGGTGGCACTACAACGATTTCACTCATCCTGAGTATCAGGACTTCCTGGAAGCGCACACGCGAGAGCTCTGCGAGCGTTACGACGTGGATGGAATCTTCTACGATATTGTCTTTTATCCGCCGAATGCGCATCATTCCGCTGCGTCGCTCGATTTTCGGCGCAAGCGGGGGTTTCAAGCCAACGACTGTGATACCTTCCAGAGGTTCCAGTCGGCCGCCCAGGCAGAGTTTGCCTCCAAATTCGCACGCATCCTCCGAGGCCTTTCACCCGCTGCCTCTGTGTTCTTCAATTCGAATTTCGATTTGTATATTGATGGGATCGGCGGTCGGGCCCGAGCCGCCAATTGCTCCCATGTCGAGATCGAGTCGTTGCCCTCGGGTTTCTGGGGGTACTTCCACTTTCCCCGGCTTGCGCGCGGCGCAGGACGTTGGAGCAAGCCCTGGCTGGGGATGACAGGACGCTTTCAGAAGATGTGGGGAGACTTCGGTGGCATCAAGCCCCAGCCGGCGCTGGAGTTTGAGTGCTTCCGCTCACAGGCACTTGGCGGGGCCAACTCGATCGGAGACCAACTGCCTCCGCGCGGCAAACTCGATGCGGCGGCGTACAAGCTAATTGGCGCGGTGTATACGCAATGCGAAGAAGCAGAGCCATTCTACAGCGAATCGGTGCCCGTGGAGCAAGTCGGTGTTCTTACCGCCAATCATGCCGACGCGAACCCGGACAGTTCGGGCCGCAGCGACGAAGGTGTGATCCAGATGCTTGAGGAAAGCCATTACGACGCGACATTGCTCGACGAGCACGAGGACCTGCAGCGGTTCAGCCTGCTCATTCTCCCCGACGAGACGGTCGTGAGTCCGCGCCTCGCTGAGCGCCTAAAGGCCTTTTACGAGGCGGGAGGCAAACTGATCCTATCCCACAAAGCGGGCCGGGACCGGAACGGCGTCTTCGCTCTGGATTTCCTGAAGCTTTCGTTCACCCCAGAGAGCGACCTCTTCCCCACCTACTGGCGCACGCGGCCGGAGTTCTGCGCCTCGCTCAGCCAAAGCGATCGCGTGGTCTACAACCAGGGCTCGAACATCGTGCCCGGTGAGTCCCAGCAGGTATTGGTCGACAGGGTGCTCCCGTATTTCCGCAGGACGGATCTTACCTTCTC belongs to Opitutaceae bacterium and includes:
- a CDS encoding helix-turn-helix domain-containing protein, translating into MSTSGDAHPTVDASPPGEPGQMVAGYFNLGVCFDTWRGAGTRDWFLTFTLSGQGRIGHVDGDLLVSTGDIVILRPGVRHDYGSEKLNKRWEFFWVHFIPPPDWMPWLNWPQAHPGVLRIRIKSEAARTELRRVCETMVQRGHVQTPHGEALAMNALAELVIRCDEERAAAHENQVDPRVEKVVNYCSQRLDQVLMLDDLARVGGLSPARFSRLFAHEMGLPPMRYLEQLRINRACRLLELTQAKVSSVATQVGFENPFYFTLRFKKLMGTSPAEHRRRFLERVKPKEAGKKL
- a CDS encoding alpha-amylase family protein gives rise to the protein MDVSTLTWPAETRFPTRQVHLDFHTSPFIPGVASEFDPEDFARTMEDARVDSVTVFARCHHGMCYYPSKVATVHPHLGGRDLLGEMIEALHRRGIRCPVYTTVAWDEDVARRHPEWRMMHQDGTFARSSNADPTRKAHPGGWHYNDFTHPEYQDFLEAHTRELCERYDVDGIFYDIVFYPPNAHHSAASLDFRRKRGFQANDCDTFQRFQSAAQAEFASKFARILRGLSPAASVFFNSNFDLYIDGIGGRARAANCSHVEIESLPSGFWGYFHFPRLARGAGRWSKPWLGMTGRFQKMWGDFGGIKPQPALEFECFRSQALGGANSIGDQLPPRGKLDAAAYKLIGAVYTQCEEAEPFYSESVPVEQVGVLTANHADANPDSSGRSDEGVIQMLEESHYDATLLDEHEDLQRFSLLILPDETVVSPRLAERLKAFYEAGGKLILSHKAGRDRNGVFALDFLKLSFTPESDLFPTYWRTRPEFCASLSQSDRVVYNQGSNIVPGESQQVLVDRVLPYFRRTDLTFSSHFQTPPVKEPCANPAVIAGDRWVYFADPIFREYREVGNIAVRDVWRLCMERLIGPPAFGHQLPTTILVYPRRRANDLLLTLLHYVPLRKSLELDVLEERMSFADERLLVRGASSAVLFPSGEALPKDAAGAFILPSRKGRLLVTLPGYFNS